From one Peredibacter starrii genomic stretch:
- a CDS encoding glycerophosphodiester phosphodiesterase family protein: protein MSIIPFSLVALIFINSAFAFDWQGHRGARGLYPENTIGAMEEALKYPVTTLELDVVVSKDMKVVVSHEPWMSEEFCQNPEGKRVKGRDYNLYKLTYEEIQRFDCGSIPHPRFPQQKKIREGKPLLEKLLSESEQMLKKLNREKVQYNIEIKSTAPDERDGFQPDYKTFTDLVVKTIQAQLKNEKFVLQSFDWRVLRYLHEKYPEIQLSALIETEVNPQENLKKLGFNPQIFSPDFTLLKKEHVMAFHALNIKVIPWTVNTVPEMEKLMAMNVDGIITDYPNLISSVAVKKCGPKSHLFEGRCVKMPTHSVPSELNPGWKCKDGFVQKRSKCVRIKLPPHSVLLEDGKTWACKTGYERYRGTCKKISH, encoded by the coding sequence ATGTCTATAATCCCTTTCTCGTTGGTCGCATTGATATTTATCAATTCAGCTTTTGCTTTTGATTGGCAAGGTCACCGAGGAGCAAGAGGCTTATATCCGGAAAACACCATTGGTGCTATGGAAGAGGCCTTGAAGTATCCAGTCACAACTTTGGAATTGGATGTAGTGGTTTCAAAGGACATGAAGGTCGTGGTGAGCCACGAGCCTTGGATGAGCGAAGAGTTTTGTCAGAATCCGGAAGGGAAGCGAGTTAAAGGTCGTGATTACAATCTTTATAAGCTTACCTATGAAGAGATTCAGCGTTTTGATTGCGGAAGTATCCCTCATCCGCGTTTCCCTCAACAGAAGAAGATCAGAGAAGGAAAACCTCTTTTAGAAAAGCTCTTATCAGAATCTGAACAAATGCTTAAAAAGCTGAACCGCGAAAAGGTCCAATACAACATCGAAATCAAGTCCACGGCCCCGGATGAGAGAGATGGTTTTCAGCCGGACTATAAAACCTTCACAGACTTAGTGGTGAAGACCATACAGGCCCAACTTAAGAACGAAAAGTTCGTGCTTCAAAGTTTTGATTGGAGAGTGTTGCGGTACCTCCATGAGAAATATCCAGAGATTCAGCTTTCAGCCTTGATTGAAACTGAAGTGAACCCTCAAGAAAATTTAAAAAAACTGGGCTTTAATCCACAGATTTTCTCTCCAGACTTTACACTCCTTAAGAAAGAACATGTGATGGCCTTTCATGCATTGAATATTAAGGTTATTCCATGGACCGTGAACACTGTACCTGAGATGGAAAAATTAATGGCCATGAATGTTGATGGGATCATCACGGATTATCCAAATTTAATTTCTTCAGTCGCAGTTAAGAAATGCGGACCAAAGTCTCATCTCTTTGAAGGAAGATGTGTGAAAATGCCCACACACTCAGTCCCTTCGGAATTAAATCCTGGTTGGAAATGCAAAGATGGATTTGTTCAGAAACGCTCCAAATGTGTGAGGATCAAGCTTCCTCCTCATTCAGTTTTATTAGAGGATGGAAAGACATGGGCATGCAAAACTGGTTACGAACGTTATCGCGGAACTTGTAAAAAAATCTCTCACTAA
- a CDS encoding VOC family protein: protein MNTIRRGRLFDHVELKVKDIDVSKKFYRPVIESLGLSISFENGKSFSVDEFFVIESDSPSNTVHLAFQAPHPAAVKMFYDTALQNGGMCNGAPGARNFHTNYYSAYVLDPDGNNIEAVFHDPNSTLPTILSSHI, encoded by the coding sequence ATGAACACTATTCGTCGTGGGCGTTTATTTGATCATGTTGAACTTAAAGTTAAAGATATTGATGTCAGTAAGAAATTCTATCGTCCTGTGATTGAAAGCCTGGGTCTGTCTATTAGCTTTGAAAATGGAAAGAGTTTCAGCGTTGATGAGTTCTTTGTGATTGAATCTGATTCACCTTCAAATACTGTTCACCTTGCTTTCCAGGCCCCACATCCGGCGGCAGTGAAGATGTTCTATGATACGGCCCTTCAAAACGGGGGAATGTGTAATGGCGCTCCAGGAGCGAGAAACTTTCATACCAATTATTATTCTGCTTATGTTTTAGATCCGGATGGGAACAATATTGAGGCCGTTTTTCACGACCCAAATAGCACCCTTCCTACAATTCTGAGTTCACACATCTAA
- a CDS encoding GNAT family N-acetyltransferase: MEIKSLEHTSIDTIFEAFCEAFKNYVIPLDFNRDLHLKRWKTAGVDFSLSYGVFDQNKLVAFVLHVPMKDVIFNFGTGVIPSHRGQHLIEKIYEKALPELKLFKTVSLEVIKGNDRAIALYERMGFKTTRELLSFQGELNICCGPSNEFHYAVKPLAYSQEMKNIRLFEPASEASSEVLMKAKENHETHELRYQNTLVAYAVYTPYNGALREMGALDPVDRHLDQLLLHMKLGDQRIRVMNIDDRSKPMIHFWMNKGLDNFVSQFEMEKKLDV; the protein is encoded by the coding sequence ATGGAAATTAAAAGCCTGGAACACACTTCCATCGACACCATTTTTGAGGCCTTTTGTGAGGCCTTCAAAAACTATGTTATCCCCTTGGATTTCAATCGGGACCTACATTTGAAGCGCTGGAAAACGGCCGGAGTGGACTTTTCTCTATCTTACGGGGTCTTTGATCAAAATAAGCTCGTGGCCTTCGTCCTGCATGTTCCAATGAAGGATGTGATCTTTAATTTTGGAACTGGAGTAATTCCCAGTCATAGAGGTCAGCACCTCATTGAAAAAATATACGAAAAAGCGCTTCCTGAGCTGAAACTATTTAAGACCGTGAGCTTAGAAGTTATTAAAGGTAATGATCGCGCGATTGCCCTTTATGAAAGGATGGGATTTAAAACCACAAGAGAACTTCTTTCCTTCCAGGGTGAACTTAACATTTGTTGTGGCCCTTCAAACGAATTTCACTATGCCGTGAAACCACTCGCCTACTCACAAGAGATGAAGAACATCCGTCTCTTCGAACCTGCCTCTGAGGCCAGTTCAGAAGTTCTGATGAAGGCAAAAGAAAATCACGAGACCCATGAGCTTCGTTATCAAAATACTCTCGTTGCCTATGCGGTCTATACTCCCTACAACGGTGCCCTTCGTGAAATGGGCGCCCTTGATCCGGTTGATCGTCACTTAGATCAACTACTCCTTCACATGAAGTTAGGTGATCAACGAATCCGAGTTATGAACATTGATGATCGCTCAAAACCCATGATTCATTTCTGGATGAATAAGGGGCTTGATAATTTTGTGTCTCAGTTTGAGATGGAAAAGAAATTAGATGTGTGA
- the gloA2 gene encoding SMU1112c/YaeR family gloxylase I-like metalloprotein, with amino-acid sequence MKLHHVALIVSSLEKSLSFYQEALGFSVLRKEFREERNSWKVDLVRDEIQLEIFTFPGAPARPSYPEAMGLRHLAFSVENIEAFHQELKGKKIQVEEIRVDHQTGKKFFFFADPDNQPLEIYEN; translated from the coding sequence ATGAAACTTCATCATGTTGCTTTGATCGTGAGTTCTCTTGAAAAGTCCCTGAGCTTCTATCAGGAGGCGTTGGGATTTAGTGTTCTACGAAAAGAATTTCGTGAAGAGCGGAATTCCTGGAAAGTGGATTTGGTGAGAGATGAGATTCAGCTTGAGATATTTACCTTTCCGGGTGCGCCTGCCAGACCTTCTTATCCCGAGGCAATGGGACTAAGACACCTTGCTTTCTCAGTGGAAAACATCGAAGCATTTCATCAGGAATTAAAAGGGAAGAAGATTCAGGTGGAAGAAATAAGGGTCGATCATCAGACCGGGAAAAAGTTTTTCTTCTTCGCCGATCCGGATAATCAACCCTTAGAAATTTACGAAAATTAA
- a CDS encoding sensor histidine kinase: protein MQLKKIPALGWYFTIYNFVSYHRVRLNDIDRRQIHSQIVTVLCTGVLMWSYAILASFTISSPVPGIIGLICSLVHLFSPLLFRVTNNTYFISNVLLGAGIIHQSTFTYYTGGFTSNILIWFGVLPLIGGVICAQKGAITWSVTSSLVAFGFFILHLIGYECPNLISETGFVWSHALLVFGWVFISTTLVVVYAGLRQHTEELLQKQSQKIDDLFRVLFHDLANPLGRIAIGLSLAKKQIPEGENSRGLEIATQASEAMLEITQNIRKMYAVSKGKANVDLTMVSLNSAVEYVTRVFSNELERKHLAIEYHWDKNAGLNVLVEPISFNNQVLGNIISNAIKFSPIGSKIVINAYPVNQGSYAIEIKDSGIGIPTQLIKGLFDINKKTSRPGTMGEIGTGFGMHIMKSFVEMYGGQVVVESIEAQGDAPSGTTVKLILKGEWT from the coding sequence ATGCAATTAAAAAAGATACCGGCCCTTGGCTGGTACTTCACCATTTATAACTTTGTGTCTTATCACAGGGTGCGCCTGAACGACATCGATCGACGTCAGATTCACTCGCAAATTGTGACGGTTCTATGTACGGGTGTCTTGATGTGGTCGTACGCTATTCTAGCGAGCTTTACGATCTCTTCACCTGTTCCTGGTATCATCGGTCTTATCTGTTCGTTGGTGCATTTGTTTTCACCACTTTTATTCCGTGTGACTAACAACACTTACTTCATCTCTAACGTACTTTTAGGTGCGGGTATCATTCATCAATCTACCTTCACTTATTATACCGGCGGTTTCACGAGTAACATTTTAATCTGGTTCGGAGTTTTGCCACTCATTGGTGGCGTTATCTGCGCGCAGAAAGGTGCTATTACCTGGAGTGTGACTTCTTCGCTGGTGGCCTTCGGATTTTTTATCCTTCATCTTATTGGTTATGAATGCCCCAATCTCATCTCAGAGACGGGATTTGTCTGGTCTCACGCTCTTCTTGTTTTTGGTTGGGTGTTTATCAGTACAACTCTTGTGGTGGTTTACGCAGGACTACGACAACACACAGAAGAACTTCTTCAGAAACAAAGTCAAAAAATCGATGATCTCTTCCGCGTACTCTTTCACGATTTGGCCAACCCACTGGGAAGAATTGCCATCGGGCTCTCGCTCGCTAAAAAGCAAATCCCTGAAGGTGAAAATAGCCGAGGTCTTGAGATCGCGACCCAGGCCTCTGAGGCCATGCTCGAAATTACTCAGAACATTCGTAAGATGTATGCCGTCAGTAAGGGCAAGGCCAACGTGGATCTAACGATGGTTTCACTCAATAGTGCCGTGGAGTATGTCACGCGAGTTTTTAGCAATGAGCTTGAACGAAAACATCTGGCGATTGAGTACCATTGGGACAAGAACGCGGGTCTTAATGTCTTAGTAGAGCCCATCAGCTTCAATAATCAAGTACTGGGTAATATTATTTCCAACGCCATCAAGTTCTCTCCTATCGGAAGCAAAATCGTCATTAACGCCTATCCTGTTAACCAAGGCAGCTATGCCATTGAGATCAAGGATTCAGGGATTGGAATTCCCACACAATTGATTAAAGGACTTTTCGATATCAATAAAAAGACGTCCCGACCTGGAACCATGGGCGAAATCGGAACTGGTTTCGGTATGCATATCATGAAGTCATTTGTTGAAATGTATGGCGGTCAGGTGGTGGTTGAATCAATTGAGGCCCAAGGGGACGCCCCTTCGGGAACCACGGTCAAACTAATTCTTAAAGGTGAGTGGACATAA
- a CDS encoding trypsin-like serine peptidase produces MKTLFALAFALVSTAAFAFPVAPHNALERSNLKSVQSFEARNYDFEGIVKLSNCSGSLVAFNGMPLTAKAIMMTNGHCVSAPGGFLKPGEVWVNRSAPRSLKLYDVNFKLHNIQATKILFATMTNTDVAFYELTESYNEIIARTKVRPFLLDSVRPQAGVSIDIISGYWDRGYSCDIDGFVYQIREADWTFTDSIRYTEGCDTIGGTSGSPIIARGERRVIGINNTSNESGRRCTMNNPCEVDQAGQVEVRKGVRYGQQTYNVYTCLTPDFNFDLSRRGCTLPR; encoded by the coding sequence TTGAAAACTCTTTTCGCTCTTGCATTCGCACTGGTTAGCACGGCCGCTTTCGCTTTCCCAGTTGCCCCACACAACGCTCTTGAGCGTTCAAATCTTAAATCAGTTCAATCTTTCGAAGCTCGTAACTATGACTTCGAAGGTATTGTGAAATTATCTAACTGTTCAGGCTCACTCGTTGCTTTCAACGGTATGCCTCTTACAGCTAAAGCAATCATGATGACTAACGGTCACTGTGTATCTGCTCCAGGCGGATTCCTTAAGCCAGGTGAAGTATGGGTAAACCGTTCAGCTCCTCGCTCACTTAAGCTTTATGATGTGAATTTCAAACTTCACAACATCCAAGCGACAAAGATTCTTTTCGCTACAATGACAAACACAGATGTTGCTTTCTATGAGCTAACTGAATCGTACAACGAGATCATCGCTCGTACGAAAGTTCGTCCTTTCCTACTTGATTCTGTTCGTCCACAAGCTGGTGTGAGCATTGATATCATTTCTGGTTACTGGGACCGTGGTTACAGCTGTGACATCGATGGTTTCGTTTACCAGATCAGAGAAGCTGATTGGACATTTACTGATTCAATCCGTTACACAGAAGGCTGTGACACTATCGGCGGTACTTCTGGTTCACCAATCATCGCTCGCGGTGAGAGACGTGTAATCGGTATCAATAACACTTCAAACGAAAGCGGTCGTCGTTGTACAATGAACAACCCATGTGAAGTTGATCAGGCCGGCCAGGTTGAAGTGAGAAAAGGTGTTCGTTACGGTCAACAGACTTACAACGTTTACACTTGTCTAACTCCAGACTTCAACTTCGACCTATCTCGTCGCGGTTGTACTCTGCCTCGTTAA
- a CDS encoding iron-containing redox enzyme family protein yields MNIKKAYQDSMKKFSKNNPSTLFKDKEVYGEWLAQTYFFVRHSTSLLGYSLPHLKNEELRHHFEHHLGEEERHDLLALKDIERLGKNISQYQEMIPTQAFYHSQYYRISFEGGTSLLGYILFLEGLAVNWAKDSYMEIKDLHKGSVLFLKVHAEEDPHHLEEAIKTISSLSQNEQECILRNLHYSEELYQQMMHCILEQHKKVKAA; encoded by the coding sequence ATGAATATCAAAAAGGCCTATCAGGATTCGATGAAAAAGTTTTCCAAAAACAATCCTTCGACTTTGTTTAAAGACAAAGAGGTCTATGGCGAATGGCTCGCCCAGACATATTTTTTTGTTCGCCACTCCACTTCTCTTCTGGGTTATTCTCTGCCCCACCTGAAAAACGAGGAACTGCGACATCATTTCGAGCATCACTTGGGCGAAGAAGAACGTCACGATCTTCTGGCGCTAAAGGACATCGAACGTCTGGGAAAAAACATTTCGCAGTATCAGGAAATGATTCCCACTCAGGCCTTCTACCACTCACAGTATTATCGAATTTCTTTTGAAGGCGGGACCAGCCTCTTGGGCTACATCCTGTTTCTAGAAGGTCTCGCCGTAAACTGGGCCAAAGATAGCTACATGGAGATCAAAGATCTTCATAAAGGATCTGTACTGTTTCTAAAGGTCCATGCAGAGGAGGATCCTCATCATCTGGAAGAAGCCATTAAGACCATTTCATCCCTTTCTCAGAATGAACAAGAGTGTATTCTCCGCAATCTTCATTACTCAGAAGAGCTTTATCAGCAAATGATGCACTGTATTCTCGAGCAACATAAGAAGGTCAAAGCGGCCTAA
- a CDS encoding DUF1304 domain-containing protein, protein MMISNALVLLVALLHVWFMILEMYFWTRPLGRKAFGLTKESAEATKVMAQNQGIYNGFLAAGLIWGVVSGLHDVKIFFLACVIVAGIVGAFTANKKILYIQAFPALAALMAVVCL, encoded by the coding sequence ATGATGATTTCAAATGCTCTTGTTCTTCTAGTGGCCCTACTTCACGTTTGGTTCATGATACTGGAAATGTATTTTTGGACAAGGCCACTAGGACGCAAGGCATTTGGTCTGACCAAAGAATCCGCGGAGGCGACTAAAGTCATGGCCCAGAATCAAGGGATCTATAATGGCTTTCTGGCCGCAGGTCTTATCTGGGGAGTGGTTTCGGGTCTCCATGATGTAAAAATCTTTTTTCTCGCATGTGTGATTGTCGCCGGCATTGTCGGCGCCTTCACGGCCAATAAAAAAATCCTCTACATTCAAGCTTTCCCTGCATTAGCAGCACTTATGGCGGTTGTATGTCTATAA